The following is a genomic window from Flavobacteriales bacterium.
TCAGAAGTGGGTTTCTTTTCTGTTTATAGTAGGCTTTTTCTGAGTGCAAACGCTTGCCATAATTGGACATATCGATACCGATGGTCAGTTCTGGATGGTGTTCCTGCATGTAGAGGATCATTTCCTGTTGTACGGCTCTTAGCTGTCCCTTCGTCTGGCGGGTGGATGTTTTTGACATAAGTTCGTTTCCGCTGATGATCAGGTGGCTATGCCGATGGTCCTGTTTCATATGGTGACATCCGAAGACAATTGCTTTTGGAAAAGCGGTTTCGATGTAATGTCTGGACAGGTCGTCCATTATCTCCATCGTGACCTTATCACGGTCAATCGGGTTTACGGATAATATGACGTGCTTGGCCTTGTTCTTTATTCTGTTGCTGGCATGGTTAGCAAAGTTGGTTTGCAGTTGGGTGGCAATCGACCGTTGGTCGGTGCGATTAAGATTATGAAAAATACCCTGCTCATGATGGTCCTTTATCCGCCCATCATCGGAAGCAATGTAGTTGACCACATTTGAAATGGCGTTGTAACTCTTAAGTTGAATGACCTTGATTATCATACGTGTTGAGCCATGCTGTCAATCTGCCAACCTCATCCGGGTGTTGCTCCAAATACTGTTTGAGCACTTCGAAAATGCTGGGTGGAAGGGTTATTGTTTCAATGACGGTTTCCTCCAATTGCTTTAGAAGTTCTTGCATTTGCTGAAAGCCTTTCAGATCGAGCTCCCTGCGGGAATTTGCAAACCTGACGGTCTGGTTCAGGTTATTCCCAATTTTTTTGAACTCATAGACCATCTGTTCGAGTTTGCCATCATCGGGCAGTACATATCCATTGCCTTCCATGTCGGCCTTTATGAGTGCCTTTATGAGCTCTGGAACCGAGAATCCGGTGCTTTTGGCATGGTTGAGAACCTTTTCCGCTTCCACTTTGGGAAGGGACACCGAGAACGTACGGTGACGTTTGCGGTATTCCTGTTTGCGTTCGGTGTCCTTACTCATGTCAGGCATGTTCCATTACATGTTGCTTTTTGGCGGCTATTAATTGGTCAATGTCCATCAGATTGAGTTCTGATGGAACTTTGCCTTTGAAGGGTGCTGGGGGAAGCTCGCTTATCTTCCGCATCGACCTGTCTTTGAAATACGGCTTTACCTTGACCTTGGCAGGTCTGTGAGACCCAGCGACCAGCATCGCTTCGCTCTTTTCAAGGTGTATCAGTTCTGATCGGGTCAGAATTTCCCGCTGGCCTCGACCTTTGCCATCTTTACGCTCGAAGCTCCATTTGCCTAATCGCTGTTCGAGCTCCGTTGCCAAACTCATCTCCATTCCTGGAAAGATCAGCTTGCTCCAACAGTTGTTCTTGATGGTGTTGGCATCATGCTGACCGTATCGTTCTTCCAATTGGGAGAGCGTCTGGATACAGCTCATTGCCGAAACATCGTACTTCCGTAAATTTGCCAACGCTTCCGGAAACCCTTTCACCGTAAAAGATCCCATCTCATCCGCCAATATGTTGATCGGCAAATCTCCATCTTTAGGCATCTCTTTCATGAACGCTCGGAACATGAACGTGAACAGCATCTCATAGATGAACGAGTGGTAATCGGACATAACATCCGTGAAGATGTAGAGTGCTTTTTTCTGCTTTCGGAACGCTGAAAAGTCAATGGTGTTTACCGAAGTACAAAGAG
Proteins encoded in this region:
- a CDS encoding relaxase/mobilization nuclease domain-containing protein, with translation MIIKVIQLKSYNAISNVVNYIASDDGRIKDHHEQGIFHNLNRTDQRSIATQLQTNFANHASNRIKNKAKHVILSVNPIDRDKVTMEIMDDLSRHYIETAFPKAIVFGCHHMKQDHRHSHLIISGNELMSKTSTRQTKGQLRAVQQEMILYMQEHHPELTIGIDMSNYGKRLHSEKAYYKQKRNPLLTLTKDELAMTVQRLFRLSGNTKEFKQQLEEMGLRTYDHGGKLMGVYFGEDEKKMRFSRLRIGKEQFEQLDIQNDRLKQLEQLREDNDDREMDIER
- a CDS encoding MobC family plasmid mobilization relaxosome protein; this translates as MSKDTERKQEYRKRHRTFSVSLPKVEAEKVLNHAKSTGFSVPELIKALIKADMEGNGYVLPDDGKLEQMVYEFKKIGNNLNQTVRFANSRRELDLKGFQQMQELLKQLEETVIETITLPPSIFEVLKQYLEQHPDEVGRLTAWLNTYDNQGHST